From the Pseudarthrobacter sp. NIBRBAC000502770 genome, the window GCCGGGCCGCCTTCTTTCTCAATGCCGGAGGTCTTCGCCAGGTAGTTCCAGGCCCGGTTGCTCAGGGTGTGCCAGGCTGCGTGGACCTCTCTCGCGGGGACGCTGGCGGCCTTCGTGTCGCCCTCATCGAGTGCGGCGGCCAGTCGCCCGGCGGCATCTGTAAAGGCCGTCAACTGGGGCTGGAGGTCATCCGGCCAGGAAACGGAGGCGGCCGCGATCCGCGCCTTGCGGACGTGGCCGGCCCAGGACGGGTCGATCGTGGGCGAGGCGCCGCCCAGTGCCATGTCGATGCCATGGAAGCCGGCGCTGTCGATGTGGGAAAGGGCGGCGATCATGCCGCCTGCCTGGGCGGCGGTTTCGCTGTCGGGATTCCGGTGTAGTTTCATTCGATTCCCCCTCGTGGGTTGCCCCTCGGCGCTGCCGGGCCCGCGTCGAGAGCAGGCTCGAGGACTCTGCGCTGCTGTCGTTGCCCGTAGCCGGTCATACCCCGCGGCTTGTGCGTTGACAGCGCCGTCGCCACGGACAATACCAACAGCGCGGCACCGGCCTGGACCACGATCTGGATTCGCAGCCCTTGAAAATCGGAACCAGGTAACGCCGTTGCCGCCGCAGCGGCAAGACCGCTAATGGGGCCCATATGCACCAGCAAAACAACGGTAGCGAGTGCGGTTATCAGCAACTTGATCAGGACCCAGTAGTACCGGAACAGGCCCCACGTGGTGCCCAGAGATGAGACAACCCCGGTGAGCAGCGAAGCGAGTGCCAACGGGACAATGACAAACCACCCGATCAATCCCATGACGAGATAGGCGGCCCGCACCAACTGAGCATCCGGGCTGGCCAGGCCTGCAACCGCGAGAACCAGGAAAGCGGCGACCCCGCCGAACCAGCCCACCGAGGAAAGGACATGTGCGGTGAGCGCGACTCTACGGAGGCGCGGTGTCATAGTCATCACGGCGTATGGCTGCCCATACCGCCGCCGGCCAGGTGGATGATGACAAACAGCAGAACAAGGGCGATTGCGATGATTCCAAAAACCTTCACCCAGCGCGGTGGCCCGGTGACAGGCCCGCGCCCGACCCCGGCACCGGGCTTGGAGTCCGCCGTGACGTCGCGGTCGGTGGGCACGTCATCCATGAAGCTATCCTCTTCTGCCATGCGTCGACTCTACGGCGCTGGGCACTACATTATCGATACAACCTGTATTGATCAAGACAAAGTGTCCTGACATCGTCGTCTCGTATACTGGGTTGGTGCCAAAGCTGTGGAACGAAACAATC encodes:
- a CDS encoding DUF2269 domain-containing protein, which translates into the protein MTMTPRLRRVALTAHVLSSVGWFGGVAAFLVLAVAGLASPDAQLVRAAYLVMGLIGWFVIVPLALASLLTGVVSSLGTTWGLFRYYWVLIKLLITALATVVLLVHMGPISGLAAAAATALPGSDFQGLRIQIVVQAGAALLVLSVATALSTHKPRGMTGYGQRQQRRVLEPALDAGPAAPRGNPRGGIE